The proteins below are encoded in one region of Aspergillus nidulans FGSC A4 chromosome III:
- a CDS encoding uncharacterized protein (transcript_id=CADANIAT00006473), producing the protein MTATSQTPRWVLKKAVLVYASDFETFCRADLSIVHDQAANQGSISLSIRADLTNLSSRSQALTLNIPPERVEECTLVRKSRDNLFPAGLFSMLPAPVNNVSAVSTLSLSLGTTGIVLCPSGLESLSPATPGDEKIHSFAKICRSRSLRIHFSGRQFVNNELDKLQTFSHALQRRSLQTVSFNHARHGVVERDWRVFSLPPDPPPYCQEPVSEQADPPLYCEQAVGKRRRDPRSMSPNGEGRKKVLVPSPQPIGSPTEVNTPSTLSPSPPSIRPTHFTRVSPAPTESKKLKFLEDELRGLSDDQIRELLFRSGHQHLLAIPKGVDHDPQYDYEKASFPKDKVLERRLQRYVDEVVERRLEQYVDKTIEHRLEQNVDRAMSECRDQIYGVYTINEAEFREQVDDGNSEVRMTAAECINEIMEQAQKYTLEMEEQAQQYINDIEELGMKVEMSARKKLKRRFTASAQSLLDSKSSASHGLVTNARRSSI; encoded by the exons ATGACCGCCACGTCGCAAACCCCGCGCTGGGTTCTCAAGAAAGCAGTTCTTGTTTATGCATCCGATTTCGAGACGTTCTGTCGTGCTGACCTTAGTATTGTCCATGATCAAGCTGCCAACCAAGGATCTATCTCCCTTTCAATTCGGGCAGATCTCACTAACCTGAGCAGCAGATCACAGGCGCTGACCTTGAATATTCCCCCAGAAAGAGTGGAAGAATGTACTTTAGTTCGGAAAAGCAGAGACAACCTTTTTCCAGCTGGTTTATTTTCTATGCTCCCGGCACCCGTCAATAATGTTTCGGCCGTATCAACACTGAGTCTGAGCCTCGGTACAACCGGCATTGTTCTTTGTCCATCTGGGTTGGAGTCTTTAAGCCCAGCGACGCCAGGAGACGAGAAGATTCACTCATTTGCGAAGATCTGTCGATCCAGATCTCTCCGTATACACTTTTCCGGGCGACAGTTTGTGAATAACGAACTTGATAAGCTGCAAACCTTCTCCCATGCCTTGCAACGAAGGAGTCTTCAGACGGTGTCTTTTAACCATGCTCGCCATGGCGTGGTCGAAAGGGATTGGCGTGTCTTCAGTCTGCCGCCCGATCCACCCCCGTATTGTCAGGAGCCCGTGTCCGAGCAGGCGGATCCACCTCTATATTGCGAGCAGGCGGTTGGAAAACGGCGCAGAG ATCCGCGGTCAATGTCACCCAACGGTGAAGGACGAAAAAAAGTGCtcgttccatctcctcaaccGATAGGATCTCCGACCGAAGTGAATACGCCAAGTACTCTCTCCCCGTCACCACCCTCGATTCGCCCAACCCACTTTACGCGTGTTTCTCCTGCCCCCACAGAATCTAAGAAACTAAAGTTtcttgaagatgagctgcGTGGTCTTTCCGATGACCAAATTCGCGAACTTTTATTTCGATCAGGACACCAACATCTGCTAGCCATACCCAAAGGTGTAGACCATGATCCTCAATACGATTATGAGAAAGCTAGCTTTCCCAAGGACAAGGTGCTTGAGCGCCGGCTTCAACGATatgttgatgaggtggttGAACGCCGACTTGAACAATACGTCGATAAGACGATTGAGCATCGGCTCGAACAAAACGTCGATAGGGCCATGAGTGAATGTCGTGATCAGATCTACGGCGTATACACAATAAACGAAGCCGAATTTCGTGAACAGGTTGACGATGGTAACTCCGAGGTACGCATGACGGCCGCCGAATGTATAAATGAAATTATGGAACAAGCGCAAAAATACACGCTTGAAATGGAAGAACAGGCACAACAGTACATAAATGATATCGAGGAGCTAGGTATGAAGGTTGAGATGTCCgcgaggaagaagctcaagcgaCGGTTCACTGCTTCTGCTCAGTCCCTACTTGATAGCAAGTCAAGCGCTAGCCATGGGCTAGTTACTAATGCTAGGCGCAGCTCCATTTAG